In Polypterus senegalus isolate Bchr_013 chromosome 12, ASM1683550v1, whole genome shotgun sequence, the following are encoded in one genomic region:
- the gjd6 gene encoding gap junction protein delta 6 translates to MGRHGAVRRQRFSGLSGSKSLSGRVMTEWTVLKRLLDAVHQHSTMIGRIWLTVMVIFRLLIVAVATEDVYTDEQDMFVCNTLQPGCANICYDSFAPISHARFWVFQIILVSTPSLCFIVYTWHNLSKINGESVKEEIAVVQHGGCGSSQGSCKSHGYLDEAVRNGPGGVQRGRRTTSRRLVRCYVVHVCCRAALEVGFVAAQCALFGFQVPPRFLCSAPPCAQAVDCYVSRPTEKTIFLMFTFSVGVLCSCLNFLELNHLGWKKIKRSLLTHDFSQGGYQEIRSPDTNSVDSLTLRGLANEPSLASFNLEAEHNQEWTFTGGCSPGGQKMVDSGRGEDRSQGGASSLKVKPGKSKGGRQKSGEVWI, encoded by the coding sequence ATGGGACGGCACGGCGCGGTGCGTCGGCAGCGCTTCTCTGGACTGTCCGGTTCAAAGAGTCTCTCTGGTCGGGTCATGACCGAGTGGACGGTACTCAAACGGCTCCTCGACGCGGTTCACCAGCACTCGACGATGATCGGTAGGATCTGGCTGACCGTTATGGTCATTTTTCGCTTGTTGATAGTCGCCGTGGCCACAGAGGACGTGTATACCGACGAGCAGGACATGTTCGTGTGCAATACGCTCCAGCCGGGCTGCGCCAACATCTGCTACGACTCGTTCGCCCCCATATCCCACGCGCGCTTCTGGGTCTTTCAGATCATCCTGGTGTCCACGCCATCGCTGTGCTTCATCGTCTATACCTGGCACAACCTGTCAAAAATAAACGGGGAGTCCGTGAAGGAGGAGATCGCCGTGGTGCAGCACGGAGGCTGCGGGTCCAGCCAGGGCTCTTGCAAGTCCCACGGATATCTGGACGAGGCCGTCCGGAATGGACCTGGAGGTGTCCAAAGGGGCCGCCGGACCACGTCGAGGAGGCTCGTCCGGTGCTATGTGGTCCACGTGTGCTGCCGCGCCGCCCTGGAGGTCGGCTTCGTGGCCGCGCAGTGCGCGCTCTTCGGCTTCCAGGTGCCTCCCCGCTTCTTGTGCTCGGCGCCGCCCTGCGCGCAGGCGGTCGACTGCTACGTGTCAAGACCCACCGAGAAGACCATCTTCTTAATGTTCACCTTCTCTGTCGGCGTCCTCTGCAGCTGCCTCAATTTTCTCGAACTCAATCATTTAGGATGGAAGAAGATCAAACGGTCGCTACTCACGCACGATTTTTCTCAGGGGGGCTACCAAGAGATCAGGAGCCCCGACACGAACTCCGTGGATTCTCTCACATTGAGGGGACTTGCAAACGAGCCGTCACTCGCATCTTTTAACCTGGAGGCGGAACACAACCAGGAGTGGACATTTACGGGGGGTTGTTCTCCTGGTGGCCAGAAGATGGTCGACTCGGGCAGAGGGGAGGACAGAAGTCAGGGGGGCGCCTCGTCATTAAAGGTGAAGCCTGGAAAGAGCAAAGGGGGGCGACAGAAGAGCGGTGAGGTCTGGATCTGA